DNA from Larimichthys crocea isolate SSNF chromosome XIII, L_crocea_2.0, whole genome shotgun sequence:
TATTCTCTTTGGTGTCACAAAATGGCTGTATGCATCCAAGCTCGAGAAAATATGTTACATTATACACCCGAAATAACAAACACTATATGGATTATATTTAATCACTTATACTCAGAAGGCTGATAACAGCTGTGTACAGTTGGCTTCTATATTAGCCTATTATATTTGATTGACTTTTAATTTACTGCACCATATTTCAGTGGGAACACGGCAATATTAGGTCCTAGTAGTTAAACTGTACCAGCAgcagtataaaatatatagagcagcagacagagataCCTGTACGTTGAGAGGCACAAAGGAGACAAGGCTGTAATCTTGAATGACCTCTGCCAACTTTTCATTCAGACGGTGGAATTTTTTAAAGAAGGGGTCAGCAGCCAGGTGATCGAGAAGATAGGTCAGATCCATGACCTCTGTGTAGAAGTCAAGGTTGAAGGCTGTGCAGGAATACAGATGGGGCAAATGTCACAATGGTAAATGAAGTGTAAACCTTTGCGTGTGGTAACATTTGCTCTGAAGCCAACAGTCTTACCCACCCAGTTTGCCATACTGCTCAATCAAGTCCATCTTGGAGAGGACGTTGACGTGGGGAAGCTCCACATGCAGCATGGTGGACAGGGAGGTACATAGCACAGAGATGAACTTGGCTGGGTCAGCGCAGTAATGAGAGTCCACAAGGTGCACCGCTGTCAGCTTAaacaagtgagagagagagtgtgaacgACATACATGCAACACAGAATCACTTCAATAATGTTGTACATGCTCAGTGACTAAGGGCATCTCTTAATGTTTTAAGGAGCTCACCCTGAAATTCCACTTGGCCAGCTGGGAGAATATATTTTTGACTGAACTTTGGTGGGTGTAGAGCTCCACTTGTCCAGGGCAGTCAAACAAGAAGTAGCAGTCACTGTGTTGTTTGAGCTTATTCTCTAACCAGTCCAGATTTGCTTCAACATAGTCCATACAGTACAAGAGCCCACCGTTGGGTCCCAGCTTCAATCCCTCCATGACATCATCCAGAGTGACCAGCTCTGAGATATCTACCGCACAGGAATAAGGTAGTCCTTCATTGGCAGGGTCCATATTCACAATAACTACTTTGCGTCCCAGCTGGGTGAGGAACTCCTGCATGCCTTGGCAGTAGGTGGTTTTTCCGGAGCCTGGAGGTCCGATGACCACCTGGCCGAAGCGCAGAGAGGGAGTTAGTCCTTTCTGACTGGACATGGTGTCACTGGAGGATCAGATCAGATGGGACCAGGATTGGACATGAGTTGTCCTGTGCAGGGTGTCCGCGTCCAGGTTGTCACCTGACAGATATCAGCAACAAGTCACCTCGATGTGATCAACACACCAGTAACTACTGaattaatcaataaaactgTGACAAATTCAAAGTGTGTGACAAAGAGGAGTGTAATTAACGTGAGCTGCAGTCTCTAATCACGACATCGTGAACTTACATTGATAGATGTGATTGATTAATAATTACCGCTTGTTTGCACGCGCACAACCGTTCTCAGCTAATTGGCTAAGCACGCTAGCCAGAAATACTTCCGGTTTACGTAACAGgcgtgtcaaaataaaagcattattaTTTAACATGGAGCTCAACGCCTCTGTGATGATAGCCACATTATCACCTCATGATACATCATTAATAGCTTCCATTCAAATGTGAATtattaacaattattattaagtTTCTGGGTGATAGTGAGTCAGCACTTTTAGACAttacacaaacatgttcaaaaattaaaaagacaaattcagAACAAGTGGAATggaagttttaaaaaacatattttaataccACAGTCAAACAGGAAAGTAAAAATTCTATAAAAcagtaataatttaataaatgtcatCTTCGTGGTCCAATGGTGCCACCTGGCTGCCAGCCTCTGTACTTCATACTCGTGTTTGGTTGACGTCTCAGCAACGTGTCGCCCTCGTCGATGTTTTTAGGTTTATCATACACTGTAGATATGTGAAAATCTGGTTTGGCCTTTTTTACAGAATGTAAGAGCAATTTCTCTCCATGATacctgcagaaaataaatacaatagcATCAGGAAGTGCTAAAATAACAATCCACTCACTCATACAAGCAATtatattttgattattattttgatgtCATGCCTACCCAAAGCCTCTTTTGCAGTTAGGATGTTGGCCCTCACTCTCAAGAGCTTCAGAAATTCCAACCTGACTGTGTCCCAACCCTTCACCATCCTTCCATCCCTGCTTTTCCATCACACGACGACCAAAGCcctaaacagaagaaaaaaacattagaaaattGCTCATACAGGCAGATAAGATCCAAGCTAACTCATTATCCTTACCTTAGTGAACCGTTCAAAGCTGCCAATAGTCTGACTGTGTCCAGATCTATCTTCAAGACCGTCCCTCAGCCTTTTTTCATAACGCATTCGGACATAATCCCGGGCATCCATGTCACCTCCATCTGTGAAAGGAGgagttgtgttaaaaaaaaactggactCTGCAGAGATAATTCAGAGGTGGATTTCTTTCATCCATCAAAGTAATCTCAGATgtaaaacaaagctgaaatacCTTTATCGTAGTATACACTCATGTCAACATCCCAGTCGTCTGCCGTTTGTTCGTCAAAATCTGTAAAAAGGACACAAGGAGTCATAAATGTAATCAACATTCAACTTCATTTAAAGTAcatacctttttttaattttttatttgatagagacagctgaagagtgacaggaatgtgtgaggagagagagatggggaacgacatgcaaCAACATCCAACATCAATCTGATCTTAAtcttaaaatgtattctgtcatgtatacacatatatctTGATATACCGGCTTCTTTACGTTAATAGGGAAAACTATGATCAGTGTTGTTCGTTGTAtacctccttcttcctcctgccAGTACTGAGCATCAGTGTAGAACACGAGGCCTGAGCCGCCCTTCTCCCACTTCAGCTCGATCTCCTCCTCATACAGCCGCTCTTTGCTTCGCTCCTGGCTTGTAACATCCTCGTGCAAAGCCTCATGGCGCTCCCACTCCTCGCAGCAGTCGTCATCCTACAACCAACAAGATTAATAATGGGAAAATCACACGATTAATATTCAGACAGCCCTATATCACATTAACAATGCATTTATGTTTGACATgctaataaatataaacagattTACACCCACATCATCTGCGTTTGACTGTGcatcctcttcctgctctcccTGTGGCTCATCAGtgtctgttgtttctctgtgatcAGCTAACTGTCTCTTTCTTGAGGGTGGAGCAGTAAAAGAGCCCGGTCCTGATATTATATGTCCAGCAGCTGTAAATACAGTCTCCTCCGTGGCTGGAAGTATCCGAGTGTTCTTATACTGGAAAGGTACATTGCCGTAACGGCGGTTGGAACTGGTCTTGGGGAAAGTGAGGCCCAACTTCCGGATGAGGCGCGGAGGCAATCGGCAGGACTGGATGAGCTGTAGGAAAACTTTCACCGGCGTGCCGACATTCCCATTCTGCATCAGAGCAGGTGGATTCAGCTCGGATAAACTTTTGAGATCAGCCTCTGTGAAGCACTCCGTTAAGGACACCCGGTGACGCTGCTCGTACTTTGTTTTATACGGGAATGACCCGTCATCTGTaagaatacaaaaaaataaaaaatatatatacactgacAACACATCATGATTAAACATGTGACTGAGAGGTTTCCGTCTTAAAA
Protein-coding regions in this window:
- the gpn2 gene encoding GPN-loop GTPase 2, whose product is MSSQKGLTPSLRFGQVVIGPPGSGKTTYCQGMQEFLTQLGRKVVIVNMDPANEGLPYSCAVDISELVTLDDVMEGLKLGPNGGLLYCMDYVEANLDWLENKLKQHSDCYFLFDCPGQVELYTHQSSVKNIFSQLAKWNFRLTAVHLVDSHYCADPAKFISVLCTSLSTMLHVELPHVNVLSKMDLIEQYGKLAFNLDFYTEVMDLTYLLDHLAADPFFKKFHRLNEKLAEVIQDYSLVSFVPLNVQDKESMIQVLRAVDKANGYCFGDLEERNLQAMMSAAVGADFQFDSTLGVQERYVETSGQTVEEEMMDL
- the gpatch3 gene encoding G patch domain-containing protein 3 translates to MTLCVKKKIIIMADAEDVAPVYFAVSNIPAAFRSADLRNYFSQFIESGAFHCFHYRHRPEVLRESEEPENTAGGDGDEGSSNETDGGTESSSVKKQTAKSCCCVVSVHAKDAERFVRMYAGNHWINSKGNWLSRRCVVKKVKVSNDKDDGSFPYKTKYEQRHRVSLTECFTEADLKSLSELNPPALMQNGNVGTPVKVFLQLIQSCRLPPRLIRKLGLTFPKTSSNRRYGNVPFQYKNTRILPATEETVFTAAGHIISGPGSFTAPPSRKRQLADHRETTDTDEPQGEQEEDAQSNADDDDDCCEEWERHEALHEDVTSQERSKERLYEEEIELKWEKGGSGLVFYTDAQYWQEEEGDFDEQTADDWDVDMSVYYDKDGGDMDARDYVRMRYEKRLRDGLEDRSGHSQTIGSFERFTKGFGRRVMEKQGWKDGEGLGHSQVGISEALESEGQHPNCKRGFGYHGEKLLLHSVKKAKPDFHISTVYDKPKNIDEGDTLLRRQPNTSMKYRGWQPGGTIGPRR